Below is a genomic region from Apostichopus japonicus isolate 1M-3 chromosome 7, ASM3797524v1, whole genome shotgun sequence.
TGGGTAAGCATGGACCAACCATTAGATTACAGGTTCACGACGATGATACGATTTCACAGCATAAAGAGGGCGCTATACTCTTGATCCGTAATCcacgtgacgtcatcatttCCGATTTCTTTCATCATCACTGCGTCTTATCGAACCAAGAAGTGGTGATTGTCACAGAATGGATACGAAACAAAACTGGTAAATAAtttagctgttttttttttcttttatgaaatCTGGGCAAGTTTTTTGAAAGAGGGTTTCCCAGCATGCATTGGCTCTAGTCATGAGGTAAATGGAAGTTATGAACTTAACCAAAACCGCGTCGCTTTTTAATGAAGTCCGTTATGCATACATCATTTACTCCCCGCAATGACTCCTTGCCAATACCAATTCATCGGTGCTATGTTCCGATTAATATATTTGCGCACTCGTTTTCCGGCTTATTTGATATTACCTTACCATTCCTATAGCCTATCACAAATTGCCTTCAGCTCTGATACCGGTACATTTTCAGTCGCGCAGTTCTATTGtagtttatcattatattattatacagttAGTGTACAATTCACTTTGTCAATTTGTCCATATTATTCGCCAAAAGATTGACGTTTCCCAAATGTTTCTAATATTAAGCAGCCATGTTTAATACATATACGAGACTCTTTTTTTAAAAGATAATTTCGATTAATTCTGATTAATATCCTGTCTTATAACAACAGCTACTTGGACGGATTGGATTGACAAAAGCATCGACCAATGGAAAACAATTTATTTAGACTGGCTGGAGAAATCGGAAAGGATATTGATAGTCTATTCGGAGGATGTAGCCAAATCGCCTATCAGAGAATTTGCCAGAATGTTAGTTTTCCTAAACCAAACAGTTTCACTCGAGCAGATACAATGTGGTTATGCTCAAAACCAATGGGATCCATATCGGTATTTAGACTTTGAACCGCACTTGCCGCAAGAGCTCCTTCAACCCGCTATCGATATCTTAAATAAGGCTCTCACTGATAAAGGAGCAAGCCCGCTGCCGACCTATGCCAACACATATCTCTAGGAACCCAAGGCTAGGgatggttacatctctatgttccgacgtctctatgtaccgaggtctctatgttccgacaaaaagaaataattcgggacaatttttgtttatcaaaaaaatcgtttgtaccaagaaaacaagttttcaaacatttttcatggactcaattttgttgttgattgtGGCCGACACATTTTttgaccaatttttttggggaccaaaatccccctccccccaaagaGACTTGTGATCCAAAATTTGTTGTGACCCACACAGTGCTTTTTtgtttggtccgaaaaaatgttggtcccaAGAAATTGGGGTTACAAAACTacttttcttggtacaaacaaattttttggataaaaaaatTGCTCcgatttgtttctttttgtccGAACCTAGAGACGTCGGAACTTAGGGATGTCACCCTAGGGATGAAAGGTGGAAGTTATTCGTAGGGGAGGGGTTGGAGGCTTCTTCATAATTAGTCCGGCAGAAGTTTTCTTCTTAGAAAGTGAAAGTCTCAGAGGGGATGAACATCACTGAtgattttattcttgtaaaTAGTCAAACTAAAACTCTCGCCAAATCAACCGTCACCTCTATTTCTCAATTTAAGAATTCTCTCTGTCTGTGCCCTTTATCGTGATcaagttttgtatttttcttgtcTTGTATTGTTTCATGTTTAACCGGATATATGGCTCCATTCCAAATCCTTTTAATCATTTTTGCTTTGCTTTTCGACGTGTGTACTCTCATTCCCATGCACAGCACTTTTTCTATCATCTCTTATAGGCCTACCTCTTCTCTAGCACAACATTCGCTATACTTGACCGAGCCTCTTGAACTCCATTACTACTCACATTCAGTACCGtaattctttttttcccctataCGAGCAAACCTTTAAACATTACTTCATTAACAACTATGTATAATTGGCAGGCTCCATTCTTTCTTCTTTCGTCTCTCTTCTATAACTACTTTGCTTCGgttaccagtggcggagcgtccatacaatctgtggggggggggggcggccccccccctgacggactcaaatggactgctggcgaccttttcagctttttaccactttttacttattcgcgattattgacttttttattgcgctctgatctacctattgacattttcacaatttgctggtgtaattttctgacaaaatgctctaacggccgtctttaatttatcggcacttccgttgtacgaaactatttccaagaactgtacgtttatctgcaaataagaaaggcccggaaagggtcatttccggcgatctagggagtatctttactcaaaaaatgtctgtacgctccgcgccaacctgtggtagcgctccgtttagatagtgtcgaaagcgcccctacagaccattatcgccccctgaccaatacccatagctccgccactgtcggttactactattattatttgtttattgataTTGTCTCCTTTGTTTGTCTcctataaatatgtaaaagagAGTTCATGCCTATAAGCTCACCTAAGCCTCGTTAGAGTGTCTTCTAAGtctatttgatatattatactacttgaatgttattttgtttttaaatgaccGATTTTGACTTAATTTCAATAAACGTGTTATAAAATTAACAGAAACTCAAATACCTTTTAGTCTGAAGTTATCATTCGATTGTGTTCTGTATTGCTTTGAGGAGCTTACTTAAACAGGGACGTTCCATTGACTGAAATTTAATACAATG
It encodes:
- the LOC139969445 gene encoding uncharacterized protein, which codes for MTKVTVMVVAIVVSTMFLIYAYINRICPIEREYLQNPGGSNKRWRADQNIQMDQSPTTFKELNLLAEAVVTYHGNIVDVNVDKYIENYKHTTFDILACFDDKNREPVTIPASLPIIPIIASARSGNRFIRTCLKDIAEENILAFNRAHGTSLGKHGPTIRLQVHDDDTISQHKEGAILLIRNPRDVIISDFFHHHCVLSNQEVVIVTEWIRNKTATWTDWIDKSIDQWKTIYLDWLEKSERILIVYSEDVAKSPIREFARMLVFLNQTVSLEQIQCGYAQNQWDPYRYLDFEPHLPQELLQPAIDILNKALTDKGASPLPTYANTYL